The following nucleotide sequence is from Silurus meridionalis isolate SWU-2019-XX chromosome 5, ASM1480568v1, whole genome shotgun sequence.
GTTATACTTTAATGATTGGTCCATGAATACAAATATTGGAATTGTGATATAATGAAGTGGGATTCTGGATACATGGGAGAAAATGAATGCTCGGTTTattaaaagaaagagacagagagagagagagagaaagggaaagagaaagagagagatcttAATTTACAAGAGAAAgtaataaattaaactaaaaagtCCTAGGAGCTAGTATAGTAAATATAACGTGCACTTATTGGTATACATCTCGACGGCACTAGCAAGGGCATGATCAGGGGTAAAAAGGCTTTCAGTGCTGGTACTGAACTGCCCGTAGTGTCACACTGTCGTGTCTAAGACTAACGTCCGCTGCCCAAATCAATACGATTATTATACACCTGGTTTTAGCAataatttagcattttaattTCGCAATGCCTGAACCGCCCTGGTGTTATGCTACGTAGAACTTTAAAGGTTAGAATTTTCAGATAGTTGGCAAGTTGTAATGATGACAAGGGAATGGACATACCGTTTATTATACCGCTTATTAGTttcttatctttttctttttacgctatttaaatgcaaagaaagaaaaaaaaaatcagcaatgACTTTTGCTAAAGAAAATTagattttgtgtatttaaactTGTTAAAAGAATTGAATTTAAGTAGCTTTCACATAACAAATACAACCAACCAAAGAGTTTGTTATTACATAATGTTATTACTAGtcagggtcttttttttttcttctttttttttttttttgcaataaaaacaCGAATTGAACAAACTAAGCTGACAGATTTATGATTTGTCCACCCatgttttttccacatttgtCATCATGGTGAAATCCAATAGAAGTTCTGTTTGCAGTAAAATGCTGACTCAggcatatttctttttcttttttttttaaaccttttattgACTCAtctgggaatttttttttatatttcagttgATTTTGCGTTCTGTGCATTTTCAACCTTTAAAGGCCAGCTAGCTATTCCATAGCCTGAGTCATTATCTGGTATTATACTCACCTGCCATTGCCTTGTTGTTCTTCGGAGCTGAATTGTCGTATTATGTGTCTCATCATACAACACAggttacaatatttttttaatataacacTTATGGGCAGGTGAAGTAAATCCTAGACCAGCACAAAATTCAGTCTCCAGCCATAGAGATTTTGCAGACTGCAAACACCACCGGAGCttaattcatcttttttttacttatcaaCTAAATACCAGGGCCTTTGTGAGTGTTTTTTAGAGTTAAACGTGCAGAGCCGAGACCTGCAGAAGTGGGATATATCTGACAGCAGAAGCAGCTTCGTGACAGCAGGGTCTTCAGATGGCCAGCTGAAGTTTGGTCAGGTTCCTCTGGTGCATGTTGTGGTGCCGAACTAACTCATCAGATCGGGCAAACTTCTTCTGGCAGTTTGGCCACCTGCAATTAAAAGGCTTCTCACCTGCAGGAAGAGAGAAGAGCACTTTAGATCGGAGAAAGAGCTTAGATCAGAGATCAAGGAAGATGGTTTGCTAAAGAAAATCTTAAAGTCAccccaaaacattttcttttgcacaaaattggcaatttttttttagtatccTAAATGTACATATACGGTATTTGGCGGAAGCCtattatccagagtgacttagttattttatttatacacatgaGGGCTAAGGGCCTAGtgtaagggcccagcagtggcagctttggtGGGATATTAACTCAAAAGCTTTCAATCAGAAGTCTTAACACTGAGCTAGCACCTCCTGAATGAATTGCTTTGGTATTTGCTTTGCAAATTTCATTGaatccagagaaaaaaaacagttttaaccGTACATATCCACCACTTCCATGGGGAGATCAGTGTTTTGCATTTGCATACTAGAAGTTGGTTGGCTCTTGaattttatgatgtcataaaaCATGCGTTTTTTGAGTTTAATATTAGGCTGAAACACCTTATTTTTGGGGAATTTTCAAATCCGAATTTATCATGTTAAGGGTGACTTTAAGGAGGTCatgatttctaaaaaaaaatacaaatagattTGCTAATATAATAACAAACCGGATATGACCTCTTAGATAACAGTCGAAAAAGAGAGTAAagatgtgaaaaaataaaagttttacgCACTTGTTTTACCTGTATGAGTCCGGGTGTGGGTCTTAAGGTGGTCTGACCGTGAGAACTTTCTCTGACATGTCTCACACTGGAAAGGTTTAACgcctacatgcacacacacacacacacacacatatatacacagacacacacacacacacacaaccacacaaagagagaaagagtacaGGCTACAGTAGAGGCCAGGAGGGAATCCCTTCTAAGAGGACGAGGACTAAGAGAGCAATGTTACGTCTCTCGAACACTGGATAGATGATGTGAGAGCACGTCCGGCTAGTAGCGATACATCTGCGGCAGGCAGTGAATCAGGGAAACGTCGCCATCTTCAGCTCTGACACTTTCTCACAGACTTTCTCACACGTTATGACACATTTCTAAACATTCATGCAGACAACCGACTGCATTATATCACCGTGTTACATCGTATTATTCAGCATCGATGTACCTCTGCTAGCAAAGGGTCATTTGTATTAGCTTTAATGGCttacatataatatacacaaGTGCCATAAGGAATGAGTCAtagtaaaaaatttaagaaaaaagctGCTTATCTATGATTCTTAATCTGTCCCTTAAAGCACAAAAATTGGCCTGGTTAGCGTCTTACATCTAGTGTAAAAAACCCCCAAAAGAGACCAAATTgaaagccaaaagaaaaaggaaagacagGACAGAAGAAATGATGATGGATGAAGCGAACCTGTGTGTCTCCTCTGATGTCTCTTCAGCTGGTCTGACCGGGAAAATCTCCGCCCGCAGTCTGTGAAATCACACTGGTACGGCTTTTCACctgcaacacatttttttatttactttcaaaaACCTAGAAGAGAGCCAAACAGGAATTATACAACTTATTTATCACCAAGTATCATCATTCATTGCTTCATTGCAACAACTGGAGCAATCACGATGACCGTCACAGTGACTTCGTTTCATTTGAGGTAAAGAATTAAACACTTAGGGGGGAGCTGTGATTAGAAGGCATCAGCGAGGTGCTGTAACGTAGcctgaaacaaaacagagaTACTCTTACAACGcaaaattttgatgattatttttattatattgtattgtattttattcctGATATTTGATGGGGGCGCtgaatctggaatgggatgttcaaagaaCTTCCACtgtccacaaagttttgacCACGGTGCTGTTAAATATAATGTTGTGAAACCACAATCAATGgtctcatttatttctttatttattttgagtgGTCAAGTGTTAGAATATAATTAGAGAAAATTaatcaccttctgaccaatcagaatcgagaatttAACTACAATGCAGTATAAAATCACGTCAGCTCATATAGATATGTTATTAACTGAAAAATTAATACTGTATTGTAACTATTTAAAGCTATCCGAGTGCATCATGTGTGTCAAGTGTGTAGTGTTGGTCTTGTTGCTACCATTCTTCCTGGATCTGTGATCGGTGGTCAGAATTGGGCCTCTGTTTCTTAAACTGTTGTTTATCAGCATTACATTGGTCTTTATTATCTGACTCAGGCTGGGAGTGGGAATAGATGCAAAGCTTGGAAAAATCTAATCTGGAGTTTATGAGTGGGGAAAACACCAAATTGTGCAGTACAGGAAATACGCGTACTGGAGATACACAATACGTAGTTTCCGCGCTAATGAGTCTTATCTAGAGTCACGCTTCTCAGAATGGAGTCTGACGATCCGCAGGGGTCAGGGATTTTCGTTTTTGTTGTGCAATTTACCACCCACTATTGGCATTGACGTCAACTGTAATCTAATGacaagtttaataaaaatttcagaaatgcaaaaaacacTGGCtgcaataaatgtgttttgataTATTTAAAGGATTTCGATATATATCAAACTCGTAAGCTTgtaaaaaaatttcttttttaataaaaaaagtctttaagAACCTCTGATTTGAAGTAACATTTCTGAAACATTTCTGTACCTGTATGTTTGCGACTGTGCATCTGTAGGTGAGAGAGTTTGAAGTAGCGCTTGTTGCATCCCGGGTAGGCGCACATGAACGGCCGCTTCTCGTTGGTCTCGGAGCGTACGATGGCTGGAGCGATGCCGGGGACCCTTCTGACGTCCTACAGCGAAAGATTCACACAGACAAGAACAGTTTCGAGGTTTAATTGTAAGACACTCCTTGCTGTGGTGAAAGTGGTCAGTTCCTGCTGCGCTTCAGGTCTCAGGCTAGCGATAGCGCCATAAAAGACGCGATCGCATCGCTGTTGTGTTTCTTAACAAAAAATTGTTCACTCACCAAGAGCTCATTATTGCAAAATTAGCTGTGAAATGATCACAGGGATTCACCCTTGCCCACCGATTTAGCCGCCAAATGGGAGCTGTTAGTCACGGATGTTAGCCCGACCTTATCCCATGGCCGCTCTCCCCCCAGCCCTCATTTGCAAAACGTTAGGGCCCATCTGCTCTTAATTAGCTAGCGCTTAGCATAATGGCGTTTTTTTTCTATACGCTGCCGTGGTAATGAATGTGTAGTAAATGCTATTGATAAGTAAATTACTAAAGTGTTTAAGGCTGCACTGCCAGACTTATAGATTGAACCCCTGGGAATGATAATGTGCCGCTGTATGTCACTAGGTGACCAACATGACTATTGTGCTAGTgtgctagtttttttttatagtgtgtaTACTAAGGTCGGTCAAGTACATGCTTATACAGGCTGTTTTATATACACTACTCATTAagattcattataattattgcTTCGTGTGCATGACCGGGGTGTGATGAATCTTTGTTACAGAAAATATATGCTTTAAACTTCATGCTTAACGCTTTCTAAAAcactcagggattttttttttgcttttttaaacaatctTCTGAATGAGGAGCTAGCTCTGGAGAATCTCTGCAAGCACTGCTTAAAGACCGCTGACAGACATTAATTAAGACCTAATGATTTATTAGCATGTGGTTGCAAATGGAAACTGTAGCTTAGTTTCtaatggagattttttttttgtttggttttgtttttttttttagccctgTTCTCTCATCCAAAAAATGCCTTTTAAGTGTCTTAAATGTTCTGGCAGGCTCCTGTTTCCTCTCACACGACCCATTCATTGAGTCAGAGCCATTCTTTGGGGccttattgttatttatttgctgttcGTTTCACTTCGGGGCTGCTTTATCACTCGTCGCCTTTTTAAGCGTGCACTTTCGCAGCGTGGTTATGTTAGTGCAGGAgtgtgtacactgtgtgtgtgtgtgtgtgtgtgtgtgtgtgtgtgtgtgtgtgtgtgtgtgtgcattgccCTGCCCTTGGCCTTGTATTAGCAAATGCAGGAAAACCCAGCGTATTCCTGCTTTCTCTGGATGAAGATGGAGTGAAGTGTATGATAGAATAAAGTCTTGCCATCTCAATTTATAGCAGGGTGCCATTGCATTCCAGCTAACATGCTAACTATTCCAATTCACCAATCATCTTTAGAGTAATGTTAGATAATACTCTACAATGCCACACACCCATATACTTTTtagatattatataattatatagatttattatatttataaagtgtATGTTATATGGACTTAACAATATACTGATTTTGCCTTGTAAACAACTGTGCCATCAGTTGCTGGTGTCTGTAATGTATGATCGAGACTGCACTGTGCATTATTTGTACTTTGTCTTGTCTGTGTACTGACCTGAATTCCTCGGAAGACTCCATGGGTGTGTATTCGGTACTGGGTGCTGCAGCTGTACACCATGGGTGTGCTCGGGTCGTTCTCATAACCCGGTGTATGACTGTGGGAGGAGGAGACACACAATATGTTCCTCGTGAGAGATTTGAAATTCctaaaaaattcattttattaaggacaaaaatcacaaacattatgtgaacacatatatatacctAGCTGAGACGTTTGTTGATGTCTTCTAAAAATGTGTCCAAATATTTGTATGCATGCTTTATATTGTATCGAGACAAATAATCCTATACACAGTGTGTAATGATGcctgttaataaataatgaataaataaataattaaaatatattcaaataaatatttttttcaaaaatttaTACCATTATAGGGGTTTGGAGAAGTATTGTTCATGTTTATTGATTCAAGTCATACTGTGTTTTAAACCCCATCAAGTTACCTAAATCGAtcaagttatatatatatatatatatatatatatatatatatatatatatatatatatatatatatatatattttttttttttttttacagcacaatgaTCAGCAGATGTTGTTTTAAACGTGCTCTATAAATAATTTTTGCCTACTTGCATGATACTAATGATAATCTGAGGTTCAGTAAATAAACTGTAGctttaaatgataataaaaaaagattattatgaaatattttgctgtCTGAATGATGCCGGTGGTCACCAGATGTACATTCTTTTTTTGCTGTGGTTATGAACACAGTCTGACCTCCAGTTCTTTATCAGCAGCTGATACATTGTGTGGATTTACTGCATGTAAAGAATGTGCTGAAAAGTGAAACACCAACATGTCACCAGTCACcacataataaaacaaaacgaCGACTGTCACCTGCCTTTTCTGCGCACCTCGTTTTTATCCCCTCCCTTCATGTGTATTGCATGCGTTCTTACTTCTTGTGCTTTACTGTGTGAGGTTTAGGTGACATATATAGGGCAAGACTGACTATAAAACACAGAGGCTCATCTCTATAACTTATCTTGACATCGGGGCAAATTGCTCTCTGCTCTGAAGTGCAATATATTCACCTCAACAATCCGAAGTAGGGCCCGTTAGGCAGACGGATGGGGAACGCAGGGCCTCTTGCTCTCTCCTGAATTTATACCTGAACCGAAGTACACTGGCCTTTTCTCTGACCCTGGATTTGCACAAGTTTTCTCTGTTTCACCCCAGACGTTTCCCAACGCGGGATTTATAGGTCTCAAACCGCATCCTATGACCAAATACTAAAGTATTTACTTTGTCTTAATGTAGATTAGCAAGCACACAACTAACGTCTGTACTTCGCATGTGTATTAACTGGTAGCCATTTTCattattcatgttcatgttcaacaTATTACTCTCtttctcaactacatttattcATCCAGCTGTTTTTACTGCACCACATTAGTCATATTTCTTGTGGACAGTTGTGTGTGCTCTACAACAAACTCGGATGTATGTAAGTATGGCGTTTAAAAACAGATCATTTTAAGCGGCGAATGCGTCTGAATGCGTCTGAATGCAGCTTCATACACTCAAaaattttgcatattttttcatatttttttaattattattattattattattattattattatattttaattatattattattatattatatttctttcatttcgTTGCATTTTGACCAAattgctttattctttttttatattaaattattataataaattatattatattatttttatattctatttttatttaaaacacgtCTGGGCATCCTGCTATAGACgatgtttattccttttaaaCTACAGCAATTTACCAACACTaacacaatttacatttaaatatatcatttatattaatccaTTTATAGTAGCAGTAGCTGCTATGCAGATTCTATGAAAACATGTTAGtttattatagcagctataaatacaTCTTTCCTCTCCAGCGTTCGACTAATGCTGCCTTTGAAGCACAAAGACCTTCATCCTGGTAAGATTCTTAGATTTACCttttgactgttacaaagctctggggactggagactccttccataaatgttaaacatcTCCTCAGCAAAAAATCAGCCTTATCATATTGacatttctaaatgtttttaatccCTTTTATGTGCAGCCTGACATATTATTGTGTGTAAGCGGTTGTTATAGAAATGATAACATATGAGCAAAGTAATATAAACCTGTGCCTTGTGTTACAGCCGGAACAAGCGTTTACTATCACTATCTTGAGATAACATAGGAGTGGATACTGAAAAATCACTTTGTGAAAACGAGcacatttttcttcctttttttttttcagcacaagCCAAAGTTATTAAAAGACGTCCGTATCCTGACTAAGTAAGGGTGAAACAGTGACTATAAAGCTCTCTTTGTCTGTCCGTATGCAAAGCCAGCCAGACTAAAGGACACTGCAAAACAGCATCCTGTGATAAATCTTCTCACAGTTCATTCGTTCACAGGCTCCGGGCCGCGAGCAGAGCCCCTGCTTGTATGTCTATGTCTAGGTGAAGCTTTTTCAGGGATGAACAGATCAGCCGGTTGGATGGATACAGGCTGAGATCATCTTTGGATAGAACAGCACCAACAGCACTCGTGTATCCATCCCCTGGGGACACACTGGGGCgtctgatatttttttatttttttttttttaactcctgGAAGGATGGGGGTTGTGGATACTCGGCGGCATCCCACAGGAGGATCAGCCGTCCCATTGTGCAGTGATGCACTTCCACTACTCCCCCAGTGCGCTCCTCTTCCTCCCTATGGGCCGGCTCTCGGCCGGCTCAAGGCTGCAGTGTCACGAGGGAAATATATGGCCGGATATCACTCTCCGTCCAGACAAAACAGTGTACGCACACACGAACCACAGAATTTTGAAAGAATGGGGCAGGCAGATGcaaggattttttatttattttacaaaattatataatattccaGTTTTGAATGGTCTGTTCGAAACATTAGACATATAGATGTCATTTTATCCTATTTTCTGGCTTGACtctttctataacagcagctcagacagTAGTCCTGGCTGCAGATTACGACTTTATATCAAGGTGCTCGTTTTGATACActgaaaatgtataattgttgCTATTGATTCTATTTAACATTTCTGAAAGAAGTCTCCAgtaatagtatttacatttatggcatttggtagatgcttttatccagagcgacttgtaTTGTATTCGTATAATTGGAGCAACTGAGCAACAAGGAGATCAGCAGCGGGAgaatggtggtgctgggattggaactcacaaccttcaacaatcagaagttcaacattttgaccactgagctaccaccccTCAGGGCTGTAACACTAACTATAAGTATACAAGACCAAACTCTTTTTGGTTTGGcatcaagagaaaaaaataagccTGATGAGGGGACTGCTGTAATGTAAGAAAAAATAGGACCTAACGTTTTTCATTAACATTCCAAAACATTAAAAGTTATTATATGGATGTAATCTCTggcaaaaaaaattgctttgggaaaaactgttaaagaaaaataatcccacaatgttataaatgttttaaaattttttaaaatttttgacATCAtgcattaattataaattttgGTTTTTATGGAGGATTTTATGTACTATTGATATCCTTCATATACCTCAAACAAATATTCCATTTAATATATCCATGTTTGGCTTTAATACTTCATAGCATAATGAAGAATATTCcaattttgttgcattttcttttaataaaatttgcatTACCACAACCATCTATACCTGATTAAAATTTATGGCTCAACACCAGTGCAAGCTAATGATTTCAATATATACGGTTTAGTGAAATGAACGTCTGATCGAAAGgacatgagtttaaatcccaccaccactaaacaACCACTGTTGGCTCCTTAAGCCTCAATGATGTGAAACTGAGGTAACtatacgtcactctggataaggggtgTCTGCCACATGGCGTAAGTGTAAGTGCATTGGCACAACCTGGCCACGATTTTGTGTTCTAACGTGGActcgtggaaaaaaaaagcactaatcCACACTCCTTCTGTGTTATCAGCTCGCTTTTACATACCTCTTGATGCTGGATGCCAGCGGGTTGACAGGGTTCCATGCCATGCACTCCAACTGGGATGCCATTTGGTATAAATTGTCACTGCTGGGGTTCAAATAAGTGAGCATTTCAGTAAATGTGTTTGACCAAATAAATTTTgcttactgtttattttttttcgttttattttactgtggaAGGAGAAAAGCCCTATATTACACTGTACGgcaaaaagaaacatttcaacTTTGGCGAAAGAAAAACGGGTTTGAAAAAGGGGTATCCTGGGTAACGGCTAATGAATCTCTcggatagacacacacaaagaaggGGGTCATCCAGACCAGCAGGATAATCACTTAATCAAATGAGAGCATTTCTCCTGAGCAAGAAGCTGCCATACTTTATTGAAAAGTCGACTGGAGGACCATTAGTTACTCTGCCAGGTGCTTAACCAAACACATAGTCTGGATTTATCTTCAGCTGCCCTGACATCACGGCATTGAAAAGAGTGTTCTGTGGTGAGTGGTGGTACCTGGTACAGTGGAACTGCAGCTTTGGCGTCATTATTGGAATGCAGCCTGAACTGCTTTAGCATTTATACCGCTAGCAATATGTCATGACTAGTGGATACAAATCAGGTT
It contains:
- the wt1a gene encoding WT1 transcription factor a isoform X1, whose amino-acid sequence is MGSDVRDLNTLLSPVPALPAGNGNCPLPVSSAPQWAPVLDFHTGAPYSSLGSHSFIKQEPAWGSTDPHEDPHCGLSAFTVHFSGQFTGTGACRYGAFGAPAPNQNPTSQSRMFSNSPYLSNCMDSQTGSRNQGYGAVSFDGATNYGHTPSHHATQFPNHPFKHEDTIPQQSNMGEQQYPVPPPVYGCHTPSESCTGSQALLLRNPYNSSDNLYQMASQLECMAWNPVNPLASSIKSHTPGYENDPSTPMVYSCSTQYRIHTHGVFRGIQDVRRVPGIAPAIVRSETNEKRPFMCAYPGCNKRYFKLSHLQMHSRKHTGEKPYQCDFTDCGRRFSRSDQLKRHQRRHTGVKPFQCETCQRKFSRSDHLKTHTRTHTGKTSEKPFNCRWPNCQKKFARSDELVRHHNMHQRNLTKLQLAI
- the wt1a gene encoding WT1 transcription factor a isoform X2, with product MGSDVRDLNTLLSPVPALPAGNGNCPLPVSSAPQWAPVLDFHTGAPYSSLGSHSFIKQEPAWGSTDPHEDPHCGLSAFTVHFSGQFTGTGACRYGAFGAPAPNQNPTSQSRMFSNSPYLSNCMDSQTGSRNQGYGAVSFDGATNYGHTPSHHATQFPNHPFKHEDTIPQQSNMGEQQYPVPPPVYGCHTPSESCTGSQALLLRNPYNSSDNLYQMASQLECMAWNPVNPLASSIKSHTPGYENDPSTPMVYSCSTQYRIHTHGVFRGIQDVRRVPGIAPAIVRSETNEKRPFMCAYPGCNKRYFKLSHLQMHSRKHTGEKPYQCDFTDCGRRFSRSDQLKRHQRRHTGVKPFQCETCQRKFSRSDHLKTHTRTHTGEKPFNCRWPNCQKKFARSDELVRHHNMHQRNLTKLQLAI